Within Vicia villosa cultivar HV-30 ecotype Madison, WI linkage group LG1, Vvil1.0, whole genome shotgun sequence, the genomic segment AAAGCCAGTCCTTGATGCTCTGACGATTTTGTCGGGTCACCTCAGTTTCATGGCGATATCTATGCAATATATTTTTCCTATAACCATCTTCACCATACGCAAATATCAGAGGGTATTGATATGCCAAATATGCTGGATGAAACTCATCAATACGTTGCAAACCACCGTTGCGTGCTTGAATAATAATGTCCCTATTACAAGCAGAATCAATGTCTCCAACAATTAGTGCAGCAACTTCTGAAACCCTTGGTCTGTTATACACGCGTCCATCCTCAGGTCTATCACATATAACCCTCAGTTTTAAGTCTAAGAATGCATTATCTTCCAGAACATCCCTCGCCATTCTAAAGACTTTTGCATGAATATTGAACTCATCTAACATGATCTTCAAATTATGAACAGTGTTCTCGTCAATTTCAGTATTGTCTCTGCGCATTTTATGCgacgttaaaaataaatataggtaATGATCACGAAGACCTTAACGATTTGTGGAATATTAGAAATACCTGAAACACTTCATTCTATTAGTAACTTCATTATCTGTGTCATAAATATATAGCTGAGCATATTGCGGACGGTCTCCATTTTCTGGTAGTAGAGTACCTATTCGATGACAGGTTTGACCGTGCAGTCTCAAAGTTGGTGGTCCTCCTTTCTTTGAATATGTGGTGTCAAATTTCATTCCAGGAGAAGTAAACGAAAACATTGAGTTGTATGTTCGAATATTATTTCGATAATTTTTGCTCTCGGTAGATGTTTTGTTAAACAGTAGATGTCTCAACAGTGGGGGTGCCTCTTCAAGTAAAGGTACAACAATTTTACCACCGCGACAACAGCGATGGAATGTGGGAACATGTCCCTTTTTGGTTTTACTGGCACGTTCTTGAAGCCACATGTGTGCATGACAATATGTACATTCCCATATTTGATCCCCTATATCAGAATATTCTGCAGATTTAGAAATTATCATATTATCATTTGTGATCTAAAAATTTGATATGCCGTTGAAATGTTTAGTCCTTGTAATATTACCTTGTAAATTTGAATCTGCTAACGGTGCTTGTTCCAtatcatcttcagagtctgaagtATTGGATGAGCTGCATTCATCCTCGGAGTTAGACAGTGGCACTTGGGAATACTGTGTTTCAGGTTGTATGACAGAAAACTTTCTATTCTCTAATATAAGCCTTCTTTTCTTGCGAGCATCAATTGAATGAGCTCTATCTTCTACATTTGGAATATAAACTGGGGAGACTGTACTTGGGGATAGGGCACTGGTAGGATGACCACATGATGATTTCTTATTTTGCAATATCAGCCTTCTTTTCTTCCTTGCATCACTTACATCAGTTTTATCTACCAAGTTTCGAGAATGATCTGATTCAGTGCATTGGGCATCTCTCTTCTCCTTCATTCTAAGTCTTCTACTTTGTCTAGCAATAGAAGAGTTAGTATGACTGGTTTGTTCATTAGTTTCTAGCATATTTCCTAAATTTAGCTACGATGCCAGTAAGTAGTTCTAAGAAGAATATGAGTGGACTAATTATATAGATCAATTCCAATTACAATATTAAACTGTATGAATTCTACAATATAAAACTGTATGGATTCACATTACTCAAGTGATAACAGCTGTTATGAAACAAAC encodes:
- the LOC131614481 gene encoding uncharacterized protein LOC131614481 gives rise to the protein MLETNEQTSHTNSSIARQSRRLRMKEKRDAQCTESDHSRNLVDKTDVSDARKKRRLILQNKKSSCGHPTSALSPSTVSPVYIPNVEDRAHSIDARKKRRLILENRKFSVIQPETQYSQVPLSNSEDECSSSNTSDSEDDMEQAPLADSNLQEYSDIGDQIWECTYCHAHMWLQERASKTKKGHVPTFHRCCRGGKIVVPLLEEAPPLLRHLLFNKTSTESKNYRNNIRTYNSMFSFTSPGMKFDTTYSKKGGPPTLRLHGQTCHRIGTLLPENGDRPQYAQLYIYDTDNEVTNRMKCFRDNTEIDENTVHNLKIMLDEFNIHAKVFRMARDVLEDNAFLDLKLRVICDRPEDGRVYNRPRVSEVAALIVGDIDSACNRDIIIQARNGGLQRIDEFHPAYLAYQYPLIFAYGEDGYRKNILHRYRHETEVTRQNRQSIKDWLSYRLQDRSEEAKTLLHSRRLFQQFLVDGYCMMESERLNWLRNNQSKLRVGKYNRLTDECNNDDGRQQ